In Flavobacterium sp. CBA20B-1, one DNA window encodes the following:
- the rplB gene encoding 50S ribosomal protein L2 produces the protein MSVRKLKPITPGQRFRVVNSFDAITTDKPERSLLAPKKNSGGRNSQGKMTMRYIGGGHKQQYRIIDFKRTKVGVPATVKTIEYDPNRSAFISLLAYADGAKTYIIAPAGLQVGQKVVSGPEAAPEVGNAMPLANIPLGTIISCIELRPGQGAVIARSAGTFAQLVARDGKYATIKMPSGEIRLILLTCMATIGAVSNSDHQLIVSGKAGRSRWLGRRPRTRPVAMNPVDHPMGGGEGRSSGGHPRSRKGLPAKGYRTRSSVKASNKYIVERRKK, from the coding sequence ATGTCAGTTAGAAAATTAAAACCTATTACCCCAGGTCAGCGTTTTAGAGTTGTTAATAGTTTTGACGCTATTACAACTGATAAGCCGGAGCGTTCATTATTAGCACCGAAAAAAAACTCTGGAGGTAGAAATAGTCAAGGAAAAATGACCATGCGTTATATTGGTGGTGGTCATAAACAACAATATCGTATCATCGATTTTAAAAGAACTAAAGTTGGAGTTCCAGCAACAGTAAAAACAATCGAATACGATCCAAACCGTTCAGCTTTTATCTCATTATTAGCTTATGCAGATGGTGCAAAGACTTATATCATTGCTCCAGCAGGATTGCAAGTGGGTCAGAAAGTAGTTTCAGGTCCAGAAGCAGCTCCAGAAGTTGGTAATGCAATGCCTTTAGCAAATATTCCTCTTGGTACAATTATTTCTTGTATCGAGTTACGTCCAGGTCAAGGTGCTGTTATCGCACGTTCTGCAGGAACTTTTGCACAATTAGTTGCTCGTGATGGTAAATACGCAACCATAAAAATGCCTTCAGGTGAGATTCGTTTAATCTTATTAACATGTATGGCAACAATCGGTGCAGTATCTAACTCAGATCACCAGTTAATCGTTTCAGGTAAAGCAGGTAGATCTCGTTGGTTAGGTAGAAGACCACGCACTAGACCAGTAGCAATGAACCCAGTAGATCACCCAATGGGAGGTGGTGAAGGACGCTCTTCAGGAGGTCACCCACGTTCAAGAAAAGGTTTACCGGCGAAAGGTTACAGAACACGTTCTAGTGTTAAAGCAAGTAATAAATATATTGTAGAACGTAGAAAGAAATAA
- the rplW gene encoding 50S ribosomal protein L23 translates to MSTIIKPIITEKITKDGELFNRFGFVVAKKANKVEIKKAVEKAYGVSVLDVNTMIYRADRTTKFTKSGMITGKTSAYKKAIVTLKEGDSIDFYNNI, encoded by the coding sequence ATGAGTACAATTATTAAACCTATCATTACCGAAAAAATAACAAAAGACGGTGAATTATTTAACCGTTTTGGTTTTGTGGTAGCTAAGAAAGCGAATAAAGTAGAAATTAAAAAGGCAGTTGAAAAAGCTTATGGCGTTTCTGTTTTAGATGTAAACACAATGATTTACAGAGCAGATAGAACTACAAAATTCACAAAAAGCGGAATGATTACTGGTAAAACATCTGCTTACAAGAAAGCAATTGTTACATTGAAAGAAGGAGATTCAATCGATTTTTATAATAATATCTAA
- the rplD gene encoding 50S ribosomal protein L4, with product MEVKVLDINGKETGRSVQLADSVFAIEPNKHAIYLDVKQYLANQRQGTHKAKERAEVAGSTRKIKKQKGTGTARAGSAKSPVFKGGGTIFGPRPRSYSFKLNKALKRLARKSAFTIKAQESNLFVIEDFTFEAPNTKNFINVLKALGLENKKSLFVLGESNKNVYLSSRNLKRASVVTSSELNTYGILNSNSLVLTEGSVEGIVENLSK from the coding sequence ATGGAAGTAAAAGTTTTAGATATCAACGGAAAAGAAACTGGTAGATCAGTACAATTGGCTGATTCAGTTTTCGCAATTGAGCCTAATAAACACGCTATCTATTTAGATGTTAAACAGTATTTGGCAAACCAACGCCAAGGTACACATAAAGCAAAAGAAAGAGCAGAAGTAGCTGGTTCTACACGTAAAATTAAAAAACAAAAAGGTACAGGTACTGCACGTGCAGGATCTGCAAAATCACCTGTTTTTAAAGGTGGTGGTACAATCTTTGGACCAAGACCTCGTAGCTATTCTTTCAAATTAAACAAGGCGTTAAAGCGTTTAGCTCGTAAATCGGCTTTCACAATCAAAGCACAAGAGTCGAATTTATTTGTAATTGAAGATTTTACTTTCGAAGCACCAAATACTAAAAATTTCATTAACGTATTGAAAGCTTTAGGTTTAGAAAATAAAAAATCATTATTTGTGTTGGGTGAATCAAATAAAAACGTATATTTGTCGTCACGCAATTTAAAAAGAGCTTCTGTTGTAACTTCTTCAGAGTTAAATACTTACGGTATTTTGAATTCAAATTCGTTAGTGTTAACTGAAGGTTCAGTAGAGGGAATTGTAGAAAATTTAAGTAAATAA
- the rplC gene encoding 50S ribosomal protein L3 has translation MSGLIGKKIGMTSIFDEKGKNIPCTVIELGPCVVTQVRTKEVDGYEAYQLGFDDAREKSATKAATGHFKKAGTSVKKKVVEIQDFENTYNLGDVITVDLFAEGDFVDVQGTSKGKGFQGVVKRHGFGGVGQATHGQHNRLRAPGSVGASSYPSRVFKGMRMAGRTGGEKVTVQNLRVLKVVTDKNLLVVKGAVPGHNNSYVIVQK, from the coding sequence ATGTCTGGGTTAATTGGAAAAAAAATCGGCATGACTTCAATCTTCGATGAAAAAGGGAAAAACATTCCTTGTACAGTAATCGAATTAGGTCCATGTGTCGTTACCCAAGTCAGAACCAAAGAGGTTGACGGGTATGAAGCTTATCAACTTGGTTTCGATGACGCTAGAGAGAAGAGTGCAACAAAAGCGGCTACAGGTCACTTTAAAAAAGCAGGAACTTCTGTAAAGAAAAAAGTTGTTGAAATTCAAGATTTTGAAAACACGTATAATCTAGGTGATGTAATCACTGTAGATTTATTTGCTGAAGGAGACTTTGTTGATGTACAAGGTACTTCTAAAGGAAAAGGATTCCAAGGTGTTGTAAAACGTCATGGATTTGGTGGTGTTGGTCAGGCTACGCACGGTCAGCATAACCGTTTAAGAGCTCCAGGTTCTGTGGGTGCATCATCGTACCCTTCGCGCGTATTCAAAGGAATGCGTATGGCAGGAAGAACAGGAGGAGAAAAAGTAACAGTTCAAAACCTTAGAGTTTTAAAAGTGGTAACCGATAAAAACTTATTAGTTGTTAAAGGTGCAGTACCAGGTCATAATAACTCTTATGTAATCGTACAGAAATAA
- the rpsJ gene encoding 30S ribosomal protein S10 — protein MSQKIRIKLKSYDHALVDKSAEKIVKTVKSTGAVVTGPIPLPTHKKIFTVLRSPHVNKKSREQFELSSYKRLLDIYSSSSKTIDALMKLELPSGVEVEIKV, from the coding sequence ATGAGTCAAAAAATCAGAATAAAATTAAAATCTTACGATCACGCTTTGGTTGACAAGTCAGCTGAAAAAATCGTAAAAACTGTAAAAAGTACAGGTGCAGTAGTAACCGGACCAATTCCGTTACCAACACACAAAAAAATATTTACTGTTTTACGTTCTCCGCACGTTAACAAAAAATCAAGAGAACAATTCGAGTTAAGTTCGTACAAAAGATTATTAGATATCTATTCATCATCTTCAAAAACGATCGACGCTTTAATGAAATTAGAGCTTCCTTCAGGAGTAGAAGTAGAGATAAAAGTGTGA